One genomic region from Amycolatopsis sp. FBCC-B4732 encodes:
- a CDS encoding lytic polysaccharide monooxygenase, translating into MVPGRKTWFSLAAAVLLGGVLTGVAEAHGSATDPPSRNYGCWARWGSDFQNPAMATQDPMCRQAWQADPNAMWNWNGLYREGVAGNHQGAIPDGQLCSGGRTQSPRYNALDTVGAWQTAKKDNRFTLTVTDQAHHGADYLRVYVTRQGFDPATQSLGWGNLELVAQAGRLAPAGQYQVAVDAGTRTGRHVVYTIWQASHLDQSYYFCSDVDFSGRR; encoded by the coding sequence GTGGTTCCCGGACGCAAGACCTGGTTTTCCCTGGCCGCCGCGGTACTGCTGGGCGGCGTGCTCACCGGCGTCGCCGAGGCGCACGGTTCGGCGACGGATCCGCCGTCGCGCAACTACGGCTGCTGGGCCCGCTGGGGCAGCGATTTCCAGAACCCGGCGATGGCGACGCAGGACCCGATGTGCCGGCAGGCCTGGCAGGCCGACCCGAACGCCATGTGGAACTGGAACGGGCTCTACCGCGAGGGCGTGGCGGGCAACCACCAGGGCGCGATCCCCGACGGGCAGCTCTGCAGCGGCGGCCGCACCCAGAGCCCGCGGTACAACGCGCTCGACACGGTCGGCGCGTGGCAGACGGCGAAGAAGGACAACCGGTTCACCCTGACCGTCACCGACCAGGCGCACCACGGCGCGGACTACCTGCGTGTCTACGTCACCCGCCAGGGTTTCGACCCGGCGACGCAATCACTCGGCTGGGGCAACCTCGAACTGGTCGCGCAAGCCGGCCGCCTCGCCCCCGCCGGCCAGTACCAGGTCGCGGTCGACGCGGGCACCCGGACCGGACGGCACGTCGTGTACACGATCTGGCAGGCGAGCCACCTCGACCAGTCGTACTACTTCTGCAGCGACGTCGACTTCTCCGGCCGGAGGTAA
- a CDS encoding SRPBCC family protein — translation MSTVTESVDVETDVATAYNQWTQFESFPHFMEGVDEIRQLDETHTHWKISVGGQTREFDATITEQHPDERVAWKSDSGPNHAGVVTFHRLDDRHTRVTAQLDIDPEGFVENVADKLGILDRRVKGDLGRFKTFIEDRDGHETGAWRGDVERPGS, via the coding sequence ATGAGCACCGTCACCGAATCCGTCGACGTCGAAACCGACGTCGCCACCGCCTACAACCAGTGGACGCAGTTCGAGTCCTTCCCGCACTTCATGGAGGGCGTCGACGAGATCCGGCAGCTCGACGAGACCCACACGCACTGGAAGATCAGCGTCGGCGGGCAGACCCGGGAGTTCGACGCGACGATCACCGAGCAGCACCCCGACGAGCGCGTCGCGTGGAAATCGGACTCCGGCCCGAACCACGCGGGCGTCGTGACGTTCCACCGCCTCGACGACCGGCACACCCGCGTGACCGCGCAGCTGGACATCGACCCGGAGGGCTTCGTCGAAAACGTCGCCGACAAGCTGGGCATCCTCGACCGCCGCGTCAAGGGTGACCTGGGTCGCTTCAAGACGTTCATCGAGGACCGCGACGGCCACGAGACCGGCGCTTGGCGCGGAGACGTCGAGCGTCCCGGGAGCTGA
- a CDS encoding HD domain-containing protein has protein sequence MELSFPEGPACTTVAEVAAAYSSPSLLNHAMRVYAWATALGEAHQVEFDAELLFVAAMLHDVGLAPEFDSHTKPFEVAGGHVAWVFAAGAGWPAARRERLAEVIVRHMWAEVDPAEDPEGFLLSRAAAADIAGRGVAELPGAFRTGVLTRYPRLDLVTEFLRCFRDQAGRKPDSSAAAAIRNDLATRMAANPLERG, from the coding sequence ATGGAACTGTCCTTCCCCGAAGGCCCGGCCTGCACGACCGTGGCCGAAGTGGCGGCGGCGTACTCCTCGCCGTCACTGCTGAACCATGCGATGCGGGTCTACGCCTGGGCGACGGCGCTCGGCGAGGCGCACCAGGTGGAGTTCGACGCCGAGCTCCTGTTCGTCGCGGCGATGCTCCACGACGTCGGGCTGGCCCCGGAGTTCGACAGCCACACGAAGCCGTTCGAAGTCGCCGGCGGCCACGTCGCGTGGGTGTTCGCCGCCGGCGCGGGGTGGCCGGCCGCGCGGCGGGAGCGGCTCGCCGAGGTGATCGTCCGGCACATGTGGGCGGAGGTGGACCCCGCCGAAGACCCCGAGGGCTTCCTGCTGTCGAGGGCCGCCGCGGCCGACATCGCCGGGCGCGGCGTCGCGGAGCTGCCCGGCGCCTTCCGCACCGGCGTGCTGACCCGGTACCCGCGGCTGGACCTCGTCACCGAGTTCCTCCGGTGCTTCCGCGACCAGGCCGGCCGCAAACCGGACAGCTCCGCCGCGGCCGCGATCCGCAACGACCTCGCCACCCGGATGGCGGCCAACCCACTCGAACGGGGCTGA